A stretch of the Chloroflexia bacterium SDU3-3 genome encodes the following:
- a CDS encoding DUF3427 domain-containing protein has protein sequence MHSPCLMIPPPCLATRPATPGSAHSGHQRYPPLPKPPPALIQPPRPARSPTSPPRTAPRHTHSYSATPSAPMLYLAASSHTERPTEEGAIAVPVSFEAIAVGQTYSRNDLVRIWGYAAPQALARGVVTPKNDHKIILFVTKEKQASATQYQDHIEGSQLFWEGPNDHFAEDRIVGAPKNSDEIHRFYRERHHADFTYYGQITPTQAQQYADQPSRFVFALGS, from the coding sequence ATGCATTCGCCATGCCTAATGATCCCTCCGCCATGCCTGGCGACGCGCCCAGCGACACCGGGCAGCGCCCACAGCGGGCATCAGCGCTACCCACCCCTCCCCAAGCCACCGCCCGCGCTGATACAGCCTCCACGCCCCGCCCGCAGCCCCACAAGCCCCCCGCGCACAGCCCCAAGGCACACCCACAGCTATTCAGCTACCCCATCCGCGCCTATGCTATACTTAGCGGCGTCATCCCACACCGAGAGACCCACGGAGGAAGGAGCTATCGCTGTGCCCGTCTCCTTTGAAGCGATCGCCGTCGGCCAGACCTACTCGCGCAATGATCTCGTGCGCATCTGGGGCTATGCGGCACCCCAGGCGCTCGCTCGCGGCGTCGTCACGCCGAAGAATGACCACAAGATCATCCTCTTTGTCACAAAAGAGAAGCAGGCGAGCGCGACGCAGTACCAAGATCATATCGAGGGCAGCCAGCTCTTCTGGGAAGGCCCAAACGATCACTTCGCCGAGGATCGCATCGTAGGCGCACCCAAGAATAGCGACGAGATCCATCGCTTCTACCGCGAGCGCCATCACGCCGACTTCACCTACTATGGCCAGATCACGCCGACCCAGGCCCAGCAATATGCCGATCAGCCGAGCCGCTTTGTGTTTGCGTTAGGGTCATAG
- a CDS encoding cysteine hydrolase, protein MAPQKRDVPPQRGRSNEIKERSVQKAFGLEIPQRIEEACSPQRMALIVYDMQVGILHQLKNGPAITAKVAEVVQMAREAGVRIFFMRHMSLPNNLAGVFQLRQAMAWQRADSVADVQPWFLRDTPGFALAPELTPLPTEAIFDKITFSAFEGTPLNIALRDCGIQAFAIVGVATEIGIEPTVRHGADLGYIPIVVTDACGAGHEEAGDRAMASLRFMGDAFFTTVAELGDILRQKDGVE, encoded by the coding sequence ATGGCCCCGCAGAAGAGAGATGTGCCGCCCCAGCGCGGCAGATCGAATGAAATCAAGGAGCGTTCTGTGCAGAAAGCGTTTGGCCTCGAAATCCCACAGCGCATCGAGGAGGCTTGCAGCCCGCAGCGAATGGCCCTGATCGTCTACGACATGCAGGTCGGCATCCTGCACCAGCTTAAAAATGGCCCTGCGATCACCGCCAAGGTGGCCGAGGTCGTGCAGATGGCGCGCGAGGCGGGCGTGCGGATCTTCTTCATGCGCCATATGTCCTTGCCGAACAACCTGGCCGGCGTCTTCCAGCTGCGCCAGGCTATGGCGTGGCAGCGCGCCGACTCCGTGGCCGATGTGCAGCCGTGGTTCCTCCGCGACACACCTGGGTTCGCGCTCGCCCCCGAGCTGACGCCGCTGCCCACCGAGGCGATCTTTGACAAGATCACCTTCTCGGCCTTTGAAGGGACGCCGCTCAACATCGCCCTGCGGGACTGCGGCATCCAGGCCTTCGCCATCGTTGGGGTCGCCACCGAGATCGGCATCGAGCCGACGGTTCGCCACGGCGCGGACCTAGGGTACATCCCTATTGTTGTCACCGACGCCTGCGGTGCTGGCCATGAGGAGGCGGGCGACCGCGCCATGGCCAGCCTGCGCTTTATGGGGGATGCCTTCTTCACCACCGTCGCGGAGCTGGGCGACATCCTCCGCCAGAAAGACGGCGTGGAGTAG
- a CDS encoding SRPBCC domain-containing protein: protein MKTTTSRITIQAPAERVWDALTQPTLVKQWQYGTDLATDWGAGSPIAFRNEWNGQLFTQSGTVLEVDAPRLLRYSLFAPRPGLEDRPENRFVMTYRLEERAGSTDLTIVQDDPREQAAGDAGDEDEAGSPILQALKALAEQG from the coding sequence ATGAAGACAACCACCTCGCGGATCACCATCCAGGCACCGGCTGAACGCGTCTGGGATGCGCTGACGCAGCCGACGCTGGTCAAGCAGTGGCAGTACGGCACCGATCTGGCGACGGACTGGGGTGCGGGCAGCCCGATTGCGTTCCGCAACGAGTGGAACGGCCAGCTGTTCACCCAGAGCGGGACGGTCCTAGAGGTCGACGCGCCGCGCCTGCTGCGATACTCGCTGTTCGCGCCCCGGCCAGGGCTGGAAGATCGCCCGGAGAACCGCTTTGTGATGACCTACCGGCTTGAGGAGCGCGCCGGGTCGACCGACCTGACGATCGTGCAAGACGACCCGCGCGAGCAGGCTGCGGGCGATGCGGGCGACGAGGATGAGGCGGGCAGCCCGATCTTGCAGGCCCTGAAAGCGCTGGCTGAGCAGGGCTGA
- a CDS encoding Appr-1-p processing protein: MNIILAAVEADLADAFEHFCAGIADVTIHRGSILDLAVDAVVSPANSFGFMDGGIDMLYSRFFGWHVQYRLQQLIQTRHYGELVVGTAEIVPTDHDRIPYLIAAPTMRVPMILRDSVNPYLACRAALLLAKYGTLPDGTAVAAVVQSVAIPGLGTGVGRVSPRTCAYQIRTAIDEVLSGHAAFPSSWHDAQTRHQQLYASSTRDLQYE, translated from the coding sequence ATGAACATTATTCTCGCTGCCGTTGAGGCAGACCTAGCCGACGCCTTTGAACACTTCTGCGCTGGGATCGCCGACGTCACCATCCACCGAGGTTCGATCCTCGACCTAGCGGTTGACGCGGTGGTCAGCCCGGCCAACAGCTTTGGCTTCATGGATGGCGGTATTGACATGCTCTACAGCCGTTTCTTTGGCTGGCACGTTCAATATCGTCTCCAGCAGCTGATTCAGACCCGGCACTATGGCGAGCTTGTGGTTGGCACCGCCGAGATCGTCCCAACAGACCATGATCGTATTCCCTATCTGATCGCGGCCCCAACGATGCGCGTTCCCATGATCCTGCGCGATTCCGTCAACCCCTATCTCGCCTGCCGCGCGGCGCTGTTGCTCGCCAAATACGGCACCTTGCCCGATGGAACCGCTGTCGCCGCTGTGGTTCAGTCAGTCGCGATCCCTGGTCTCGGCACGGGGGTTGGTCGCGTTAGCCCTCGTACCTGCGCCTATCAGATCCGCACGGCCATTGATGAGGTGCTGTCTGGCCATGCTGCCTTCCCCTCCTCTTGGCACGATGCGCAGACTCGCCATCAGCAGCTTTACGCTTCCTCCACTCGCGATCTGCAGTACGAGTGA
- a CDS encoding fructosamine kinase family protein, with the protein MTTDLLLQRLHAAGIDDILAIAPSAEGMAAVAGIATRRAGGQVFVKTFATPQGDDLFAREAEGLRALRQLGGVATPEVVHAGRDALVLSALQPRPATEAFWERTAHTLAQLHMGTISQRYGWHHDNWLGSKPQRNGWDDDGFRFFAEKRVLRWLEEPRVQAKLAADERRALERLCQRLPELLPPQPACLTHGDCWAQNILATADGEPALIDPAVSYMWADVDLSHLWCSPHPAEARRLFDVYGQLTGREPGWLDRLPLIHLRQHMALMAMYDHDWGSTEAVRALVAPFRTR; encoded by the coding sequence ATGACCACCGACCTGCTACTACAGCGGCTTCACGCCGCAGGCATCGATGATATCCTCGCGATCGCGCCTTCCGCCGAGGGCATGGCCGCCGTGGCGGGCATCGCCACGCGTCGCGCGGGCGGCCAGGTATTCGTCAAGACCTTCGCGACACCGCAGGGCGACGACCTCTTCGCCCGCGAGGCCGAGGGCCTGCGGGCGCTGCGCCAGCTCGGCGGCGTGGCCACGCCCGAGGTGGTGCACGCTGGCCGCGACGCGCTGGTGCTCTCGGCCCTGCAGCCGCGCCCAGCGACCGAGGCCTTCTGGGAGCGCACGGCCCACACCCTGGCGCAGCTACACATGGGCACCATCTCGCAGCGCTACGGCTGGCACCACGACAACTGGCTGGGCAGCAAGCCCCAGCGCAACGGCTGGGACGACGACGGCTTCCGGTTCTTCGCCGAGAAGCGCGTGCTGCGCTGGCTGGAGGAGCCGCGCGTGCAGGCCAAGCTGGCCGCCGACGAGCGCCGCGCGCTGGAGCGGCTCTGCCAGCGCCTGCCCGAGCTGCTGCCGCCGCAGCCCGCCTGCCTGACCCACGGCGACTGCTGGGCGCAGAACATCCTGGCCACCGCCGACGGCGAGCCAGCTCTGATCGACCCGGCGGTGTCCTACATGTGGGCGGATGTCGACCTCAGCCACCTGTGGTGCTCGCCGCACCCCGCCGAGGCGCGCCGCCTCTTCGACGTGTACGGCCAGCTGACGGGCCGAGAGCCGGGCTGGCTCGACCGCCTGCCGCTCATCCACCTGCGCCAGCACATGGCGCTGATGGCCATGTACGATCACGACTGGGGCTCCACCGAGGCCGTGCGCGCCCTGGTCGCGCCATTCCGCACGCGGTGA
- a CDS encoding AAA family ATPase, producing the protein MGVRNYLIDGVSCAGKTTVCTELQRRGHHVIHGDRELAYWGDAETGAPVNDSADARRSWIWDVEQVRALVADHSHAATFFCGGSRNSDRFIDLFDGVFVLEIDLDTLNRRLAARPKDEWGGTASEGEAFARLQHATKQGLPKGAIIIDATAPLASVVDAILAHAR; encoded by the coding sequence ATGGGCGTGAGAAACTACCTCATCGACGGCGTCTCCTGCGCCGGGAAGACCACGGTCTGCACCGAGCTGCAGCGGCGCGGCCACCACGTCATCCACGGCGACCGAGAGCTGGCCTACTGGGGCGATGCCGAGACGGGGGCACCTGTGAATGATAGCGCCGACGCGCGGCGCAGCTGGATCTGGGATGTTGAGCAGGTCCGGGCTTTGGTGGCCGACCACAGCCACGCGGCCACGTTCTTCTGCGGCGGCTCGCGGAACTCCGACCGCTTCATCGATCTGTTCGACGGCGTGTTTGTGCTTGAGATCGATCTGGACACGCTAAACCGCCGCCTAGCCGCCCGCCCCAAGGACGAGTGGGGCGGCACGGCAAGCGAGGGCGAGGCCTTCGCGCGGCTGCAGCACGCCACCAAACAGGGCCTGCCCAAGGGTGCGATCATCATCGACGCCACGGCACCGCTCGCCAGCGTAGTGGATGCCATTCTTGCCCATGCCCGCTAG
- a CDS encoding GNAT family N-acetyltransferase: MISYAKIEDIVGILELDKHIAKSILEHKIRNSEVYVARENSTVIGVLRYSLFWDNTPFMNMLYIRSAFQRKGLGLSMVIHWEAEMSAKGYHSVMTSTQSNETAQHFYRKIGYKDIGGLLLPNEPLEIVFMKEIAA; this comes from the coding sequence ATGATCAGCTATGCAAAAATAGAAGATATTGTTGGCATACTAGAATTAGATAAACATATTGCGAAAAGCATACTAGAACACAAAATTCGCAACAGCGAGGTCTATGTAGCTCGTGAAAATAGTACGGTCATCGGGGTGCTACGGTACTCTTTGTTCTGGGATAATACTCCCTTTATGAATATGCTCTATATCAGATCAGCATTTCAGAGAAAGGGCCTTGGCTTATCGATGGTAATCCACTGGGAAGCAGAGATGAGCGCCAAAGGCTATCATAGCGTGATGACATCAACACAATCAAACGAAACAGCGCAGCATTTTTACAGAAAAATCGGATACAAAGATATTGGTGGCCTACTTCTGCCAAATGAACCGCTTGAGATAGTGTTCATGAAAGAGATCGCGGCCTAA
- a CDS encoding GNAT family N-acetyltransferase: MSITLQAVTAANWQAIAALAVAPEQQAWVAPNSLSLLEANYGFAGELAHLRLVPLAIALGSTPIGFALYNVDPAFEHFYIMRLMIDHGHQGHGYGRAALDQLLALFRAHPQAKEVAVGYHIGNQAAQRLYTSCGFAELGADEAGEMLMWQALNPQAQPWESIWNPAYRPT; this comes from the coding sequence ATGTCTATCACCCTTCAGGCCGTCACGGCGGCGAATTGGCAGGCCATTGCCGCGCTGGCGGTGGCCCCCGAGCAGCAGGCCTGGGTGGCCCCCAATTCCCTCTCCCTTCTCGAAGCCAACTATGGCTTCGCTGGCGAGCTTGCCCACCTCAGGCTTGTCCCGCTCGCCATAGCGCTTGGCTCCACACCTATCGGCTTTGCGCTGTATAACGTGGATCCAGCCTTCGAGCACTTCTACATCATGCGATTGATGATCGACCACGGGCATCAAGGCCATGGCTATGGCCGCGCCGCCCTCGATCAGCTGCTGGCCCTCTTCCGCGCCCACCCCCAGGCGAAAGAGGTCGCGGTAGGCTACCACATCGGCAATCAGGCGGCGCAGCGGCTGTACACATCCTGCGGGTTCGCTGAGCTTGGGGCAGATGAAGCCGGAGAGATGCTGATGTGGCAAGCGCTCAACCCACAGGCACAGCCATGGGAATCTATCTGGAACCCCGCCTATCGCCCGACCTAG
- a CDS encoding DUF1993 domain-containing protein, whose translation MALNTYDLSAGLFIRGLDNLKMQLTKAEAHAVASGSSEAALLGARLAADEGGAAHASPMDLHMYTLAAQVHWAAEGARMAIALLLGEPAVPNTSDATSFAELHQRLDATIAYLRAAAPDDLEGSLDRTVVVERPRGSMRASGSQFLVALAIPHFFYHMASAYGILRNQGVPLTMGDFLGNWVQAELSGDAPK comes from the coding sequence ATGGCATTGAACACCTATGATCTGTCTGCTGGCCTCTTCATACGTGGGCTGGACAACCTGAAGATGCAGCTGACCAAGGCCGAAGCGCATGCCGTCGCCAGCGGCAGCAGCGAGGCGGCGCTGTTGGGCGCGCGGCTCGCCGCCGACGAGGGCGGTGCGGCGCATGCCTCGCCGATGGATCTGCACATGTACACGCTTGCCGCCCAGGTCCACTGGGCAGCAGAGGGAGCTAGGATGGCGATCGCGCTGCTGCTGGGCGAGCCAGCGGTGCCGAACACCAGTGATGCAACCAGCTTTGCGGAGCTGCACCAGCGGCTCGACGCCACGATCGCGTACCTCCGAGCAGCTGCGCCAGACGATCTAGAAGGCAGCCTCGATCGGACCGTGGTGGTCGAGCGCCCCCGTGGCTCGATGCGCGCTAGCGGCAGTCAGTTTCTGGTCGCGCTCGCCATCCCCCACTTCTTCTACCACATGGCCAGCGCCTACGGCATTTTGCGCAACCAGGGCGTGCCGCTCACCATGGGCGACTTCCTGGGCAACTGGGTGCAGGCCGAGCTAAGCGGCGACGCCCCCAAATGA
- a CDS encoding glycosyltransferase family 1 protein, with amino-acid sequence MDITLLSYGSRGDVQPYVALALALHQAGGHHIRLVAPPDFAALAQDYPLNFFPVGVNVQEHLKERSRVLAQSGKSIRNLRVLRNELRSIMDDVARDTWEACQGSELIIGVGPASYSVAEKLGVPFIEVAMQPVTPTRAFPSPVVPPWLQGGGTINRLTHVLFEQFFWQLFRASTNRQRTQVLGLPPFAMRNPVRHLREHGLLRLYAYSPHVVPRPDDWPAHHHVTGYWFLPPPAGWQPPPELAAFLDAGPPPVYIGFGSMLGKDPKKTTALVTEALARSGQRGVLAGGWGALGEGAQPTAHLFLVDSIPHHWLFPHMAAIVHHGGAGTTGAALRGGVPSIVVPFSFDQPFWGQRVASLGVGPQPIPRAKLTVRNLADAIEQAVHDAQMRERAAQLGARIQAENGTAQAIALIDQAIHR; translated from the coding sequence ATGGACATCACACTCCTCAGCTATGGCTCCCGAGGCGATGTGCAGCCGTATGTGGCGCTGGCGCTGGCCCTCCACCAGGCAGGTGGCCATCACATCCGGCTCGTCGCCCCGCCAGACTTCGCAGCGCTCGCCCAGGACTATCCGCTCAACTTCTTCCCGGTGGGGGTGAACGTGCAGGAACACCTGAAGGAGCGCAGCCGGGTGCTAGCCCAGTCGGGCAAGTCGATCCGCAACCTGCGCGTGCTGCGCAACGAGCTGCGCTCGATCATGGATGACGTGGCGCGCGACACCTGGGAGGCCTGCCAAGGGAGCGAGCTGATCATCGGGGTCGGCCCGGCGAGCTACAGCGTGGCCGAGAAGCTCGGCGTGCCCTTCATCGAGGTGGCCATGCAGCCGGTCACGCCCACGCGGGCCTTCCCATCGCCGGTGGTGCCGCCGTGGCTGCAGGGCGGCGGCACGATCAACCGGCTGACCCACGTGCTGTTCGAGCAGTTCTTCTGGCAGCTGTTCCGCGCCAGCACCAACCGCCAGCGCACCCAGGTGCTCGGGCTGCCGCCGTTCGCGATGCGCAACCCGGTTCGGCACCTACGCGAGCACGGCCTGCTGCGGCTCTACGCCTATAGCCCGCACGTGGTGCCGCGCCCGGATGATTGGCCAGCGCATCATCACGTCACCGGCTATTGGTTTCTGCCCCCGCCTGCGGGCTGGCAGCCCCCGCCCGAGCTGGCTGCGTTCCTAGACGCGGGGCCGCCGCCCGTCTACATTGGCTTTGGCAGCATGCTGGGCAAAGACCCAAAGAAAACCACCGCGCTGGTGACCGAGGCCCTGGCACGCAGCGGCCAGCGCGGGGTGCTCGCCGGGGGCTGGGGGGCGCTCGGCGAAGGTGCGCAGCCCACCGCGCACCTATTCCTAGTCGACAGCATACCGCACCACTGGCTCTTCCCGCACATGGCGGCGATCGTGCACCACGGCGGGGCGGGCACCACCGGGGCGGCGCTGCGCGGCGGGGTGCCATCGATCGTGGTGCCGTTCAGCTTCGACCAGCCGTTCTGGGGCCAGCGCGTGGCATCGTTGGGCGTGGGGCCGCAGCCCATCCCGCGCGCCAAGCTCACCGTGCGCAACCTAGCCGATGCGATCGAGCAAGCCGTACACGATGCCCAGATGCGCGAGCGCGCCGCACAGCTCGGCGCACGCATCCAGGCCGAGAACGGCACAGCCCAGGCGATCGCGCTTATTGATCAGGCGATCCATCGCTAA
- a CDS encoding GNAT family N-acetyltransferase translates to MLFETDRLICRRWLPQDMGALYAIYSDAEAMRWVGDGQPITRSECEAWFSITERNYASRGYGMFTVLDRATGAVVGFCGLVHPGGQTDAEIKYAFARSQWGQGFATEIVRAMLGYGAAAHGLARIIATVAAEHRASQRVLTKSGLVHESSYAEADGSITDIYAWSAPNVR, encoded by the coding sequence ATGCTTTTTGAAACCGATCGCCTTATCTGCCGACGCTGGCTGCCGCAAGACATGGGTGCGCTGTACGCGATCTACTCCGATGCCGAGGCCATGCGCTGGGTTGGTGATGGCCAGCCCATCACGAGGAGCGAGTGTGAGGCGTGGTTCAGCATCACCGAGCGCAACTATGCCAGCCGCGGGTATGGCATGTTCACCGTTCTCGATCGAGCAACGGGCGCGGTCGTGGGATTCTGCGGGCTGGTCCACCCCGGCGGGCAGACAGACGCCGAGATCAAATACGCCTTCGCTCGGTCGCAGTGGGGCCAGGGGTTCGCCACCGAGATCGTGCGCGCGATGCTGGGCTACGGTGCCGCAGCGCATGGCCTCGCCAGGATCATCGCGACCGTGGCCGCAGAGCACAGGGCGTCGCAGCGCGTGCTAACCAAATCCGGCCTAGTGCACGAGTCGAGCTACGCAGAGGCGGATGGCTCGATAACAGATATTTACGCCTGGAGCGCGCCGAATGTGCGCTAG
- a CDS encoding IS200/IS605 family element transposase accessory protein TnpB, which yields MQKTYKYRIYLTKGQRRLLEQQLELCRWVYNETLAERKRAYEERGERLRLYDTQALLPMWKMAKPALKGVHSQVLQNVSVRVDLAYHAFFQRVKRGAEQAGFPRFKGKGRYDSITYPQYGNGVRLEGNRLLLSKVGAVQVVLHRPVEGTPKTVTIRRSRSGKWFVSFSSEMEANEQRPTGEVVGVDMGLASFATFSDGEQIPNPRFYRRDEADLGRVQRRKDAAKQAANWAEHAKQTVILAKIHERIANRRSDFAHQASRALVNRFQVIVFEALAPQAIGKSSGMRKSIMDVAWSQFIAMTVSKAAEAGRRVMLVDPRNTSKMCSRCGTLVDKTLSDRVHRCPTCGLVMDRDVNAAINILQRGLATLRT from the coding sequence ATGCAGAAAACCTACAAATACCGCATCTATCTCACCAAAGGTCAGCGCCGATTGCTTGAGCAGCAATTGGAACTGTGCCGTTGGGTCTATAACGAGACGCTTGCCGAACGCAAACGCGCGTATGAAGAACGCGGCGAGCGGTTGCGGTTGTACGATACCCAGGCCCTGCTTCCGATGTGGAAGATGGCAAAACCTGCATTGAAAGGCGTTCACTCGCAAGTTCTGCAAAACGTCTCGGTGCGGGTTGATTTGGCGTATCACGCCTTTTTCCAACGCGTCAAACGTGGCGCTGAACAAGCAGGCTTTCCCCGGTTCAAAGGCAAAGGACGATACGACAGCATCACCTACCCGCAGTACGGGAACGGCGTGCGGCTGGAGGGCAACCGGTTGCTCCTCTCGAAAGTCGGCGCGGTCCAAGTGGTCTTGCATCGTCCCGTGGAGGGAACGCCCAAAACCGTGACGATACGTCGTTCTCGGAGTGGCAAGTGGTTTGTCTCGTTTTCCTCCGAGATGGAAGCGAATGAACAACGCCCCACGGGCGAGGTGGTGGGCGTGGATATGGGGCTGGCGTCGTTCGCGACGTTCTCCGATGGCGAGCAGATCCCTAATCCGCGTTTCTACCGCCGCGATGAAGCAGACCTGGGGCGCGTCCAGCGGCGGAAGGACGCCGCCAAGCAAGCAGCAAACTGGGCCGAACACGCCAAACAAACGGTGATCCTTGCCAAGATCCACGAGCGCATTGCCAACCGACGCAGCGATTTTGCGCATCAGGCAAGCCGCGCGCTCGTCAATCGCTTTCAGGTCATCGTGTTTGAAGCCCTTGCCCCACAAGCCATAGGCAAGAGCAGCGGGATGCGCAAGAGCATTATGGACGTGGCGTGGTCGCAATTTATCGCGATGACCGTCAGCAAAGCGGCAGAAGCTGGCAGGCGGGTCATGCTGGTCGACCCCCGCAATACGTCTAAGATGTGTTCCCGCTGCGGCACATTGGTCGATAAGACCTTGTCTGACCGCGTGCATAGGTGCCCGACGTGTGGGCTGGTGATGGATCGTGATGTGAATGCGGCGATCAACATCCTCCAACGCGGCCTCGCTACCCTTCGTACCTGA
- a CDS encoding chloramphenicol phosphotransferase — translation MAQAHSLGQIIILNGAPRSGKSSIAAAIQSRFAGVWMNLGVDGFMRMTPNAYLPGIGLRPGGERPDLEPIIAALYEALYESISAHSRLGLNVVADVGHHDAYSQPRGVSSACARRLTGLPALYVGVHCPVEVIMQRRRDTGWPVPEDGSIPRPVSLWQEAVHTPGIYDIEVDTSKLSPDGCADLIMQRLEKGPGPSALAQLAALGAP, via the coding sequence ATGGCGCAAGCGCATTCGCTGGGGCAGATCATCATTTTAAACGGCGCACCGCGGTCAGGGAAATCAAGCATTGCCGCCGCGATACAGAGCCGATTCGCAGGCGTATGGATGAACCTAGGCGTTGATGGCTTCATGCGCATGACGCCGAACGCATATCTGCCAGGGATAGGGCTGCGCCCAGGTGGTGAAAGGCCGGATCTAGAACCCATTATCGCAGCCCTATATGAGGCACTGTATGAGTCGATCTCGGCACACAGCCGCCTCGGCCTGAATGTGGTGGCCGATGTGGGCCACCACGATGCATACAGCCAGCCGAGAGGGGTAAGCTCTGCGTGCGCCCGTCGGCTCACGGGGCTGCCAGCCCTGTATGTTGGCGTCCATTGCCCAGTTGAGGTGATTATGCAGCGGCGGCGCGATACTGGCTGGCCGGTTCCTGAAGATGGATCGATACCCCGACCAGTGAGTTTATGGCAAGAGGCTGTTCACACGCCTGGCATCTACGACATAGAAGTCGACACATCCAAGCTGAGCCCGGACGGCTGCGCAGACTTGATTATGCAGCGCCTAGAGAAAGGCCCGGGGCCGTCGGCGCTGGCGCAGCTCGCGGCCCTAGGTGCGCCCTAA
- a CDS encoding beta-lactamase family protein, with protein sequence MTKTSGTQVQGYVEDGWGKVADVFRANFDGNPGEVGAACCVYVGGRPVVDLWGGLADREANRPWAQNSISAVASTTKGAAAICAHMLVQRGLLDLDAPVVKYWPEFGAAGKQGILVRWLLSHQAGLPAVDGPLTFEQACAWQPVIAALEAQRPEWTPGTEHVYHAITFGFLVGELVRRITGKSLGRFFAEEVAAPLGLSAWIGLPEEQEPNVATVHYAAPFTLEEMTAGMIETTGLGRDTVIAWMNALWGPNSVQARAGVLGGAMDPSTGYMNTRAWRAAEFPCCNMFADARSLARMYAATVSEVDGVRLLDPATVQNMIAVQTDKTKLNGLPPGLVIPANRSFYMSLGFWRSCPIMPWVGPGSFGHPGSGGSVAFGDLDSGVGFGYVTNLWSFRIGEPRAQNLADAVAACLR encoded by the coding sequence GTGACAAAAACAAGCGGAACACAGGTACAGGGCTATGTCGAGGACGGCTGGGGCAAGGTCGCCGATGTCTTCCGTGCGAACTTCGACGGCAACCCCGGCGAGGTCGGCGCGGCGTGCTGCGTCTACGTTGGCGGTCGCCCGGTTGTCGACCTGTGGGGCGGCCTCGCCGACCGCGAGGCAAACCGACCGTGGGCACAGAACAGCATCAGCGCCGTCGCATCCACCACCAAAGGCGCTGCCGCGATCTGCGCGCACATGCTGGTGCAGCGCGGCCTGCTCGATCTGGATGCCCCGGTGGTCAAATACTGGCCAGAGTTCGGCGCTGCTGGCAAGCAGGGCATCCTGGTGCGCTGGCTGCTCTCGCACCAGGCGGGCCTGCCCGCCGTCGACGGCCCGCTGACCTTCGAGCAGGCATGCGCCTGGCAGCCAGTGATCGCGGCGCTTGAGGCCCAGCGGCCCGAGTGGACGCCAGGCACCGAGCACGTCTACCACGCCATCACCTTCGGCTTCTTGGTCGGGGAGCTGGTGCGCCGGATCACCGGCAAGTCGCTCGGCCGCTTCTTCGCCGAGGAGGTTGCCGCCCCGCTCGGCCTGAGCGCCTGGATCGGGCTGCCCGAGGAGCAGGAGCCGAATGTGGCCACGGTGCACTACGCCGCCCCGTTCACGCTGGAGGAGATGACCGCCGGGATGATCGAGACCACCGGCCTCGGCAGGGACACCGTCATCGCCTGGATGAACGCACTGTGGGGCCCGAACTCGGTGCAGGCGCGCGCCGGCGTGCTGGGCGGTGCCATGGACCCATCCACTGGCTATATGAACACGCGGGCCTGGCGCGCTGCGGAGTTCCCCTGCTGCAACATGTTTGCCGACGCGCGCTCGCTGGCGCGCATGTACGCGGCAACCGTGAGCGAGGTCGATGGGGTGCGGCTGCTCGACCCGGCGACGGTCCAGAATATGATCGCCGTGCAGACCGATAAGACCAAGCTGAACGGGCTGCCGCCGGGGCTGGTGATTCCGGCCAACCGCTCCTTCTACATGTCGCTCGGCTTCTGGCGGTCCTGCCCGATCATGCCGTGGGTCGGCCCTGGGTCGTTTGGCCACCCTGGCTCCGGCGGGTCGGTCGCGTTCGGCGATCTGGACTCGGGCGTCGGCTTCGGCTACGTCACCAACCTGTGGTCGTTCCGGATCGGCGAGCCACGGGCGCAGAACCTGGCCGATGCGGTCGCTGCATGCCTCCGGTGA